ATCCATCAGTTGCTACTTCTTTAATTACAAACTGATTGCTTGAAACCCAGTTTAAAACTGGAGCCGTTTTGGTAAAATCAGGATTTTCAGAGTAGATTTTAAGGGCATCTGTTGGAATAACAATTGGCGGCGTAGGCGGTGCTTCTACCTCAACTGTGAACGTTTTCTTTTGAATGGTATTATCTACAAAAGTGATTTCTAAAGTAGTGGTAAAAGTTCCTGCTTTGGTATATTTTACTTCAACATTTGGCTCAATTGAGGCCCCTGGCGAACCGCCTTGAAAAGTCCATTTTATGGCACGCACTTTTGTCGACGAATCGGTATAGGTTACCGTTTCTCCTCCCTGAATGGCTGTATTTGTTGAAGTCGCATTTAATTCTCCTTTTTTATAAAGATATACTTCGCGCACATCGTCTTCGCAGGAAAGCAAACCTACAAAAAGCACTAAAAGGAAATATTTTAATTTCGGTATATGGTTTAGTTTTATGGTCATGATTTTAATTTT
This portion of the Flavobacterium panacagri genome encodes:
- a CDS encoding PKD domain-containing protein, producing MTIKLNHIPKLKYFLLVLFVGLLSCEDDVREVYLYKKGELNATSTNTAIQGGETVTYTDSSTKVRAIKWTFQGGSPGASIEPNVEVKYTKAGTFTTTLEITFVDNTIQKKTFTVEVEAPPTPPIVIPTDALKIYSENPDFTKTAPVLNWVSSNQFVIKEVATDGYEGVYRNFSLPATPPAAEAKWAMAILQFVNFTDISSYTYINMAVRTTSTGKIRFRMKDATNTGYVEFDATSNLYGLKRDGSWNMVQIPIAEYKKQNPALDLTKIKDILVLRSVDPEDVRALNNYTFDFDHIYLSK